The following are encoded in a window of Thermococcus sp. CX2 genomic DNA:
- a CDS encoding ferredoxin, which yields MAWKVTVDQDLCTGCGVCASLCPDVFEMNDEGKAQAIAEVTEVECAPEAAEACPVGAITIEEA from the coding sequence ATGGCGTGGAAGGTTACAGTTGATCAGGACCTTTGCACTGGATGCGGAGTTTGTGCCAGCCTCTGCCCGGATGTCTTCGAGATGAACGACGAGGGCAAGGCCCAGGCCATCGCCGAGGTCACCGAAGTCGAATGTGCCCCCGAGGCTGCCGAGGCCTGCCCTGTTGGTGCCATAACCATAGAGGAGGCCTGA
- a CDS encoding metal-sulfur cluster assembly factor, translating into MVTKEEVMEKVKAVVDEKYVKGLEIGEDNSITITLAKDTPNIDDVLIRLNAELQKIEGIGTITINREREKTVDEDAEVTKEIVLEKLKEVIDPEIGVDVVNLGLIYELDIRPDKTVYVKMTMTTPGCPLTMWILRAVEDKILEIPGVKDAEIELTFDPPWTPDRISDEYKKRLGIF; encoded by the coding sequence ATGGTAACCAAGGAAGAGGTAATGGAGAAGGTTAAAGCGGTGGTTGATGAGAAGTACGTTAAGGGACTTGAAATAGGGGAAGATAATTCCATAACGATTACACTCGCCAAGGACACTCCTAACATAGATGACGTTCTCATAAGGCTCAACGCCGAGCTTCAGAAAATAGAGGGTATAGGTACGATAACGATAAACCGAGAGCGCGAGAAGACCGTTGATGAGGACGCCGAAGTCACCAAAGAGATCGTACTCGAAAAGCTCAAGGAAGTCATCGACCCGGAAATCGGCGTTGATGTCGTTAATCTGGGTCTTATATATGAGCTGGACATCAGGCCCGACAAGACCGTCTACGTCAAGATGACGATGACCACCCCCGGCTGCCCGCTGACGATGTGGATTCTCAGGGCCGTTGAGGACAAGATACTCGAGATTCCAGGGGTTAAGGACGCCGAGATCGAGCTCACCTTTGACCCGCCGTGGACGCCGGACAGGATAAGTGATGAGTACAAGAAGAGGCTGGGCATATTCTGA
- a CDS encoding RNA-guided endonuclease TnpB family protein: MKRTVTVKLQPSKEQEKLLTELADTGAKVWNEVNYLRRRQFFEGKGVDYGATERTIYEKYKAEIGSATVQQICRKNAESWRSFFALLRKHRKRELPYWLGKPSPPGYQKEDGKRKPIIIFRNDQYKIEGNKLILKGIGKYGRLEIQFKGRIHLEGKQGRLEIVYDEAKGKWYAHISISEVRERLEGKEWVSIPKTPKGNLTAGIDLGVNNLLAVYVGNGQSFLVNGRPLKSIAFYWQKRITNYQSKLNKNGKKTSKKLKRMHQKWKLQAKDYVNSAVRQTVRKLYELGVSRIVVGYPKGISRNSDKGKRQNFLLSRVWLFNYTIQRLKEVAEEYGIVVEVVDEAYSSITCPFCGQPHYGARFVRGLYLCPRKGLVLNADLVGAFNILKKVVRTITPTLEGLMAFQRRGNGPKTGPEGLNDPKLVTGVGKTPQTSPALG, translated from the coding sequence ATGAAGAGAACTGTAACAGTAAAACTCCAACCGAGCAAAGAACAAGAAAAACTCCTCACAGAGTTAGCTGATACTGGAGCAAAAGTCTGGAATGAAGTAAACTACCTTAGGAGAAGACAATTCTTTGAAGGCAAAGGAGTGGATTATGGAGCAACAGAAAGGACCATTTACGAGAAATACAAGGCTGAAATAGGTTCGGCAACAGTCCAACAAATCTGCCGAAAGAACGCCGAGAGCTGGCGGAGTTTCTTCGCCCTCTTGAGGAAACACAGGAAGAGAGAACTCCCCTACTGGCTTGGAAAACCATCACCGCCCGGTTACCAGAAGGAGGACGGCAAGAGAAAACCCATAATCATCTTCAGAAACGACCAATACAAAATTGAGGGAAACAAACTGATTCTCAAAGGCATTGGTAAATACGGGAGGCTGGAAATCCAGTTCAAGGGGAGGATACACCTGGAGGGCAAGCAGGGGCGTTTGGAGATAGTTTACGACGAGGCCAAAGGCAAGTGGTATGCTCATATCAGCATTTCAGAAGTCAGGGAGAGACTGGAAGGCAAGGAGTGGGTTAGCATTCCGAAAACACCAAAAGGGAACCTAACGGCTGGAATTGACTTGGGAGTGAACAATCTTTTGGCCGTTTATGTTGGAAACGGCCAAAGTTTTCTCGTGAATGGAAGACCACTAAAGAGCATTGCCTTTTATTGGCAGAAGAGGATTACCAATTACCAGTCAAAGCTCAATAAAAACGGCAAGAAGACGAGTAAGAAACTGAAAAGAATGCATCAAAAGTGGAAACTTCAGGCTAAGGACTACGTGAATTCGGCGGTTAGACAAACGGTTAGGAAACTCTACGAACTCGGAGTTTCGAGAATCGTCGTTGGTTACCCGAAGGGCATCAGTAGGAACTCCGACAAGGGTAAACGCCAGAACTTTCTTCTCTCAAGAGTCTGGCTGTTCAACTACACCATTCAGCGTCTCAAAGAAGTTGCCGAAGAGTATGGTATTGTTGTTGAGGTTGTTGATGAGGCCTACTCTTCCATCACTTGCCCCTTCTGTGGACAGCCCCATTATGGGGCTCGCTTTGTTAGAGGATTGTATTTATGTCCACGGAAGGGGCTGGTTTTGAATGCCGACCTTGTTGGAGCGTTTAACATTTTGAAGAAGGTTGTTAGAACGATAACCCCGACTCTGGAGGGTCTTATGGCCTTCCAGAGGAGGGGTAATGGGCCTAAGACCGGGCCTGAGGGGTTGAATGACCCGAAACTGGTGACGGGAGTAGGGAAGACCCCTCAAACCTCTCCAGCCCTTGGTTAG
- a CDS encoding nicotinate phosphoribosyltransferase: MRDFYIAHEEDIKAGKTTDVYFIRTKKILEEKGIHKKVFADVTTTGLPKGWKWGVLAGIEEVAKLLEGLPVNVYAMPEGTIFHPYEPVLQIEGYYEEFGIYETALIGMLSQASGIATAALRVKIAANFKPVYSFGIRHLHPAIAPMIDRSAFIGGCDGVSGVLGAEMIGEKPVGTMPHALILTVGDQVKAWKYFDEVIEPEVPRTALVDTFCDEKFEALMAAEALGERLTAVRLDTPGSRRGNFRRIIEEVRWELDLRGYDHVKIFVSGGLNEESIKEIVDIADAFGVGSSIASAKPIDFSLDIVEIEGKPFTKRGKLSGRKQIYRCENGHYHRVPADKKLERCPVCGAKVEPLLKPLIKNGEIVAELPKAREIREYVLEQAERFKLDLE, translated from the coding sequence ATGAGGGATTTCTATATCGCCCACGAGGAGGATATAAAAGCCGGAAAGACCACTGACGTTTACTTCATCAGGACAAAGAAGATCCTTGAGGAAAAGGGCATCCACAAGAAGGTTTTCGCCGACGTAACCACGACTGGACTTCCGAAGGGCTGGAAGTGGGGAGTTCTGGCCGGAATCGAAGAAGTTGCCAAGCTCCTCGAAGGTCTGCCGGTGAACGTCTACGCCATGCCAGAGGGGACGATATTCCACCCCTATGAGCCGGTTCTTCAGATTGAGGGATACTATGAGGAGTTCGGCATCTACGAGACTGCTCTAATCGGCATGCTCAGCCAGGCGAGCGGTATAGCCACCGCAGCATTGAGGGTTAAGATCGCCGCCAACTTCAAGCCAGTCTATTCCTTCGGCATAAGGCACCTGCATCCAGCCATAGCACCGATGATTGACCGCTCGGCATTCATAGGCGGCTGCGACGGGGTTTCTGGTGTTCTAGGGGCGGAGATGATAGGTGAAAAGCCCGTTGGAACGATGCCCCACGCACTGATTCTCACCGTAGGCGACCAGGTGAAGGCGTGGAAGTACTTCGACGAAGTTATCGAACCAGAGGTGCCGAGGACGGCTTTAGTGGACACCTTCTGCGACGAGAAGTTCGAGGCTCTGATGGCGGCTGAAGCTTTGGGAGAACGCCTGACCGCGGTGAGGCTCGACACACCCGGCTCGAGAAGGGGCAACTTCAGGAGGATAATCGAGGAGGTTCGCTGGGAGCTCGATTTGAGGGGCTATGACCACGTTAAAATCTTCGTCAGTGGTGGGCTGAACGAGGAGAGCATAAAGGAAATAGTGGACATAGCAGATGCTTTCGGCGTTGGCTCGTCCATAGCCAGTGCGAAGCCCATAGACTTCTCTCTTGACATAGTCGAGATTGAAGGAAAGCCCTTCACCAAGCGCGGCAAGCTGAGCGGGAGGAAGCAGATTTACCGCTGTGAGAACGGCCACTATCACCGCGTCCCAGCAGACAAAAAGCTCGAACGCTGTCCTGTTTGTGGTGCCAAAGTCGAGCCTCTCCTAAAGCCGCTCATCAAAAACGGAGAAATTGTCGCCGAGCTCCCGAAGGCGAGGGAGATAAGGGAGTATGTCTTGGAGCAAGCAGAGAGGTTTAAGCTGGACCTCGAATGA
- a CDS encoding ATPase yields MLRVVGDDSVKRYRLEYNREALEQVRPYIGERSYSRLKALLEYRLTGKDFDRSPVGEKIALAFSAGSDSTSTLKILRWAGFEVVPVTAKLPQMNEKVVDKAKSYGAVFVEIPGYLEAMAEQMNKGAPICGRCHSMVIKAVEDYAREIGAKIVASGDLLSSGLISIYKNGDMVTLNLPAFLALDKAEIIELIGGKYDLKFGCPLLWETFRKAPSVKRFAIQRVLRELRARAITPGIAETLISDILSR; encoded by the coding sequence ATGCTGAGAGTTGTTGGAGACGACTCCGTCAAGCGATACCGCCTTGAGTACAACCGCGAGGCCCTTGAGCAGGTTAGGCCTTACATTGGCGAGAGATCCTACTCCCGTCTTAAGGCCCTCCTTGAATATCGTCTGACTGGAAAAGACTTCGACCGCTCACCCGTTGGTGAAAAAATAGCCCTGGCTTTTTCTGCCGGCTCTGACAGCACCTCGACTCTCAAAATCCTCCGCTGGGCTGGCTTCGAGGTTGTCCCCGTTACGGCAAAGCTTCCCCAGATGAACGAGAAGGTTGTAGATAAGGCTAAAAGCTACGGCGCGGTTTTTGTTGAAATTCCTGGTTATCTTGAGGCGATGGCTGAGCAGATGAACAAGGGTGCCCCAATCTGCGGCCGGTGCCATTCGATGGTCATAAAGGCCGTTGAGGACTACGCGAGAGAGATAGGTGCCAAAATCGTAGCCAGCGGCGACTTGCTGAGCTCTGGCCTTATTTCCATCTACAAGAACGGAGACATGGTAACGCTGAACCTCCCGGCTTTTCTTGCCCTCGACAAGGCCGAGATAATCGAGCTCATAGGTGGAAAGTACGACCTCAAGTTCGGCTGTCCCCTTCTGTGGGAGACCTTTAGGAAAGCGCCCAGCGTAAAGCGATTCGCCATCCAGAGGGTTCTCCGTGAGCTCAGGGCGAGGGCTATAACCCCTGGAATAGCGGAGACATTGATATCTGACATCCTATCCCGCTGA
- a CDS encoding ferredoxin: MAWKVKVDQDVCIGDAICASLCPDVFEMNDEGKAVAIVEVIEDEGLYNCAQEAAEACPVSAIIIEEA, translated from the coding sequence ATGGCGTGGAAGGTTAAGGTTGACCAGGACGTTTGTATCGGAGATGCTATCTGTGCCAGCCTCTGCCCGGACGTCTTCGAGATGAACGACGAGGGCAAGGCCGTGGCTATTGTCGAGGTTATCGAGGACGAGGGGCTCTACAACTGCGCCCAGGAGGCCGCTGAGGCCTGTCCGGTCAGTGCCATCATAATTGAGGAGGCCTGA
- the bpsA gene encoding N(4)-bis(aminopropyl)spermidine synthase, protein MREIVERVKEKTSIPVYERTVENVLSAVLASSDVWRIVDLSEEPLPLVVAVITALHELGYIAFEENGVRLTAKGKELVEKYGIGSRKDYTCSHCEGKTVELDAFSDLLEQFKEIVKDRPQPLHDFDQAYVTPETTVARIALMHTRGDLENKEVFVLGDDDLTSVALMLSGLPKRIAVLDIDERLVKFIEKVADEIGFSNIEIFTFDLREPLPDYALHKFDTFITDPPETVDAIRAFVGRGIATLKGPGCAGYFGITRRESSLDKWRDIQRVLLNEFNVVITDIIRNFNEYVNWGYEEETRAWKLLPVKVKPSYNWYKSYMFRIQTLEGSKGYEEKIENWDIYNDEEASTT, encoded by the coding sequence ATGAGGGAAATAGTGGAGAGGGTTAAGGAGAAGACGAGCATTCCCGTTTACGAGAGGACCGTCGAGAACGTTCTGAGCGCGGTTCTCGCGAGCAGCGACGTCTGGCGCATAGTTGACCTCAGTGAGGAGCCGCTCCCGCTGGTCGTCGCGGTGATAACGGCCCTCCACGAGCTCGGCTACATCGCTTTCGAGGAGAACGGCGTGAGGCTCACCGCCAAGGGCAAGGAGCTGGTGGAGAAGTATGGAATCGGGTCAAGAAAGGACTACACCTGCTCCCACTGCGAGGGCAAGACCGTCGAGCTCGACGCCTTCAGCGATTTACTTGAGCAGTTCAAGGAGATCGTCAAGGACAGGCCCCAGCCGCTCCACGACTTCGACCAGGCCTACGTTACGCCAGAGACCACCGTGGCGAGGATTGCCCTGATGCACACGAGGGGCGACCTTGAGAACAAGGAGGTCTTCGTCCTCGGTGACGACGACCTGACGAGCGTTGCACTCATGCTCTCGGGCCTGCCCAAGAGGATAGCCGTTCTCGACATAGACGAGCGCCTGGTTAAGTTCATCGAAAAGGTCGCCGACGAGATAGGCTTCAGCAACATTGAGATATTCACCTTCGACCTCAGGGAGCCGCTTCCAGACTACGCCCTCCACAAGTTCGACACCTTCATCACCGACCCGCCCGAGACTGTTGACGCCATAAGGGCCTTCGTCGGAAGGGGAATTGCCACCCTCAAGGGCCCAGGCTGCGCCGGCTACTTCGGCATAACGAGGCGCGAGAGCTCTCTCGACAAGTGGCGCGATATACAGAGGGTTCTCCTCAACGAGTTCAACGTCGTCATAACGGACATCATCAGGAACTTCAACGAGTACGTCAACTGGGGCTACGAAGAGGAGACGCGCGCCTGGAAGCTCCTTCCGGTTAAGGTCAAGCCGTCCTACAACTGGTACAAGAGCTACATGTTCAGGATTCAGACCCTGGAGGGCTCAAAGGGCTACGAGGAAAAAATAGAGAACTGGGACATCTACAACGACGAGGAAGCCTCGACTACCTGA